From bacterium, a single genomic window includes:
- a CDS encoding thymidine phosphorylase, whose amino-acid sequence MDFVSIITQKRDGKPLTKGQISWMIDKYTKGSIPDYQMSAFLMAVYFNGMTKEEVMLLTRAMINSGKTVDLSGLGTPLVDKHSTGGVGDKISLILAPLVAGAGVSVPMMSGRGLGHTGGTLDKLEAIPGLRTNLTIDKFRDEIKKIGFAMTGQTGQLVPADKKMYALRDVTATVPSIPLICASIISKKKAEGAKGLVLDVKMGSGAFLKSDDKTRKLAEALVRLGDMSGMHTIALLTEMNEPLGFTVGNWLETKESILALKGQGPDDVMEVTTALGGLMLVLGKKAKSIEQGKEQILKVLESGKGFELFREMVIIQGGDVSFVDDPESYALPKYARVITAGRKGFISAEDALKIGIAAGHLGAGRIKVTDRIDPGAGIVLHKKIGDQVEEGGKLATLYTSNKILLNEAEAILADAWKIEDKIIEKKSKVIDLIDIEGKISL is encoded by the coding sequence ATGGATTTTGTGAGTATAATTACTCAAAAGAGAGACGGAAAGCCTTTAACCAAAGGCCAGATTTCATGGATGATTGACAAGTATACAAAAGGCAGTATACCGGATTATCAGATGAGCGCTTTTTTAATGGCAGTATATTTTAATGGTATGACCAAAGAGGAAGTCATGCTGCTGACCAGAGCAATGATAAATTCCGGAAAAACAGTAGATCTTTCAGGCCTTGGTACTCCTCTCGTTGACAAGCATTCAACAGGAGGAGTCGGCGATAAAATATCCCTTATTCTGGCCCCCCTTGTTGCAGGAGCAGGAGTTTCCGTGCCTATGATGTCAGGACGGGGCCTTGGCCACACAGGAGGCACTCTTGATAAGTTAGAAGCAATTCCCGGCCTGCGTACTAATCTTACTATAGATAAATTCAGAGATGAAATTAAAAAAATCGGTTTTGCGATGACAGGACAGACAGGACAGCTCGTTCCTGCAGATAAAAAGATGTATGCATTAAGAGATGTTACCGCAACAGTACCTTCAATTCCTCTTATCTGCGCTTCCATTATAAGTAAAAAAAAGGCTGAAGGAGCAAAAGGCCTCGTGCTTGATGTAAAAATGGGAAGCGGAGCTTTTTTAAAATCTGACGATAAGACAAGAAAACTTGCCGAAGCATTGGTCCGGCTTGGGGACATGTCAGGAATGCACACAATTGCCCTTTTAACAGAAATGAACGAGCCTCTCGGTTTTACAGTCGGGAACTGGCTTGAGACAAAAGAGTCCATACTTGCTTTAAAAGGCCAGGGCCCTGATGATGTTATGGAGGTAACAACAGCTCTCGGCGGGCTTATGCTTGTGCTTGGCAAAAAGGCAAAATCCATTGAGCAGGGAAAAGAGCAGATTTTAAAAGTTCTTGAATCCGGGAAAGGTTTTGAACTTTTCAGAGAGATGGTTATTATCCAGGGCGGGGATGTTTCCTTTGTTGATGATCCGGAATCTTATGCATTACCGAAATATGCACGAGTTATTACAGCAGGGCGTAAAGGTTTTATTAGCGCAGAAGACGCATTAAAAATAGGCATAGCAGCAGGGCACTTAGGTGCAGGCAGAATAAAAGTTACAGACAGGATTGACCCGGGAGCAGGCATTGTTCTTCATAAAAAAATCGGGGATCAAGTAGAAGAAGGCGGTAAACTGGCAACATTATACACATCAAATAAAATTCTGCTTAATGAAGCAGAAGCAATTCTTGCAGATGCATGGAAAATTGAAGATAAAATCATTGAGAAAAAAAGCAAGGTAATAGACCTGATAGACATTGAAGGAAAAATATCACTTTGA